The window CAACCGCGTGCATCACCTGACCGCGATTCTCGCCAAAGGCTTGACCGCTCTGGGCCTGAACGTCGAGCAGGAAAACTTCTTCGACACCCTGACCGTGGCCACCGGTGCCGACGCCGCCAAACTGCACGATCAGGCACGCGCCCAGCAGATCAACCTGCGCGTCGTCGACGCTGAACGTCTGGGCCTGTCCCTCGACGAAACCAGCACCCAGGCCGACGTTGAAACCCTGTGGGCCTTGCTGGCCAACGGCAAGACCCTGCCGGACTTCGCTGCGCTGGCTAGCAGTGTTGAAAGCACCATTCCTGCCGCACTGGTACGTCAGTCGCCAATCCTCAGCCACCCGGTGTTCAACCGCTATCACTCGGAAACCGAGCTGATGCGCTACCTGCGCAAACTGGCGGACAAGGACCTGGCGCTGGACCGCACCATGATCCCGCTGGGTTCGTGCACCATGAAACTCAACGCCGCCAGCGAAATGATCCCGGTCACCTGGGCTGAATTCGGTGCCCTGCACCCGTTCGCTCCGGCCGAGCAAAGTGCCGGCTACCAGCAACTGACCGACGAACTGGAAGCGATGCTCTGCGCCGCCACCGGTTACGACTCGATCTCGCTGCAACCGAACGCCGGTTCGCAAGGTGAATACGCCGGTCTGCTGGCAATCCGCGCCTACCACCAGAGCCGTGGCGAAGACCGTCGCGACATCTGCCTGATCCCGTCGTCGGCCCACGGCACCAACCCGGCCACCGCCAACATGGCCGGCATGCGCGTTGTCGTCACCGCGTGTGACGCCCGTGGCAACGTTGATATCGAAGACCTGCGTGCCAAAGCCATCGAGCACCGCGAACACCTCGCTGCGCTGATGATTACCTACCCGTCGACCCACGGCGTGTTCGAAGAAGGCATCCGCGAAATCTGCGGCATCATTCATGATAACGGCGGCCAGGTTTACATCGACGGCGCCAACATGAACGCGATGGTCGGCCTCTGCGCACCGGGCAAGTTCGGCGGCGACGTATCGCACCTGAACCTGCACAAAACCTTCTGCATTCCACACGGCGGTGGCGGCCCGGGCGTCGGCCCGATTGGCGTGAAATCGCACCTGACCCCGTTCCTGCCGGGCCACGCCCAGATGGAACGCAAGGAAGGCGCGGTCTGCGCGGCACCGTTCGGCAGCGCAAGCATTCTGCCGATCACCTGGATGTACATTCGCATGATGGGTGGCGCAGGCTTGAAGCGCGCCTCGCAGCTGGCAATCCTCAATGCCAACTACATTTCCCGTCGCCTCGAAGAGCACTACCCAGTGCTCTACACCGGTAGCAACGGCCTGGTAGCGCACGAGTGCATCCTCGACCTGCGTCCACTGAAAGACAGCAGCGGCATCAGCGTCGATGACGTGGCCAAGCGTCTGATCGACTTCGGTTTCCACGCCCCGACCATGTCGTTCCCGGTGGCCGGCACGTTGATGATCGAGCCGACCGAAAGCGAATCCAAGGAAGAACTGGACCGCTTCTGCGACGCCATGATCCGCATCCGCGAAGAAATCCGCGCAGTGGAAAACGGCACGCTGGACAAGGACGACAACCCACTGAAAAACGCCCCGCACACCGCGGCGGAGCTGGTCGGTGAGTGGTCGCACCCGTACAGCCGCGAGCAAGCCGTTTACCCGGTTGCGTCGCTGATCGAAGGCAAGTACTGGCCGCCGGTCGGTCGCGTCGACAACGTCTTCGGTGATCGCAACCTGGTTTGCGCCTGCCCGTCGATCGAAAGCTACGCTTAACGAATAAGGGGGCGGATTTATCCGCCCCACTTTCCAGAACACCGCACTCCCCTGTAGGAGCAAAGCTTGCTCGCGATAGCCGTTACACGGTTTATCTGATGAACCCCGTCATCGTTCATCGCGAGCAAGCTTTGCTCCTACGGGTTCACGTTGCACCTATAACAAGAAACCGGAGAACAACTCATGTCGTTAAGCGTGTTCGACCTGTTCAAGATTGGCATCGGCCCCTCCAGCTCCCACACCGTCGGTCCGATGCGTGCCGCTGCGCGTTTCGTCGAAGGCCTGCGCCGTGAAGGGCTGCTGACGGCAACCACCAGCATCAAAGTCGAGCTGTACGGCTCGCTCGGCGCCACCGGCAAGGGCCACGGCAGCGACAAAGCCGTGCTACTCGGCCTGGAAGGCGAGCATCCGGACACCGTAGACACCGAAACCGTCGCCGCCCGCCTGCAAGACATTCGCGGCAGCGGTCGCTTGAACCTGCTCGGCGAACACAGCATTGCGTTCAACGAGAAAGAACACCTGGCGATGATTCGCAAGCCGTTGGCCTATCACCCCAACGGCATGATTTTTCGTGCCTTCGATGCCGCAGGCCTGCAAATCCGCAGCCGCGAGTACTATTCGGTCGGCGGTGGTTTTGTCGTCGACGAAGACGCCGCCGGCGCCGACCGCATCGTCGAAGACGCCACCCCCCTGACCTTCCCGTTCAAAAGCGCCAAGGATCTTCTCGCTCATTGCGCCAAATATGGCCTGTCCATCAGCCAGGTGATGCTGACCAACGAAAGCGCCTGGCGCCCGGAAGCGGAAACCCGCGCCGGCCTGCTGAAAATCTGGCAAGTGATGCAGGATTGCGTTGCCGCCGGCTGCCGCAACGAAGGCATCCTGCCCGGCGGTTTGAAAGTCAAACGCCGTGCCGCCGCGCTGCATCGGCAATTGTGCAAGAACCCGGAATCGTCCCTGCGTGATCCGCTGTCAGTGCTGGATTGGGTCAACCTGTACGCCTTGGCGGTCAACGAAGAAAATGCCAACGGTGGACGCGTGGTCACCGCGCCTACCAACGGCGCGGCCGGAATCATTCCCGCCGTGCTGCATTACTACATGCGATTTATCCCGGCCTCGAATGACGACGGCGTCGTGCGTTTTCTGCTGACCGCTGCGGCCATCGGCATTCTGTACAAGGAAAACGCTTCGATCTCTGGCGCTGAAGTCGGCTGTCAGGGCGAAGTCGGCGTGGCCTGCTCCATGGCGGCCGGCGCCTTGTGCGAAGTACTTGGCGGCACCGTGCAGCAAGTGGAAAACGCCGCGGAGATCGGCATGGAACACAACCTCGGCCTGACCTGCGACCCGATTGGCGGGCTGGTGCAAGTGCCATGCATCGAGCGCAACGCCATGGGATCGGTCAAGGCCATCAATGCCGTGCGCATGGCCATGCGCGGTGACGGGCAGCACTTCGTCTCCCTCGACAAGGTCATCCGCACCATGCGCCAGACCGGCGCCGACATGAAAAGCAAATACAAGGAAACCGCCCGTGGCGGTTTGGCGGTCAACATTATCG of the Pseudomonas sp. MAG733B genome contains:
- the gcvP gene encoding aminomethyl-transferring glycine dehydrogenase, with product MTQVNLTTANEFIARHIGPRAGDEQAMLNSLGFDSLEALSASVIPDSIKGTSVLGLEDGLSEADALALIKSIAGKNQLFKTFIGQGYYGTHTPSPILRNLLENPAWYTAYTPYQPEISQGRLEALLNFQTLISDLTGLPIANASLLDEATAAAEAMTFCKRLSKNKGSHQFFASVHCHPQTLDVLRTRAEPLGIDVVVGDERELSDVTPFFGALLQYPASNGDVFDYRELTERFHAANALVAVAADLLALTVLTPPGEFGADVAIGSAQRFGVPLGFGGPHAAYFSTKDAFKRDMPGRLVGVSVDRFGKPALRLAMQTREQHIRREKATSNICTAQVLLANIASMYAVYHGPKGLTQIANRVHHLTAILAKGLTALGLNVEQENFFDTLTVATGADAAKLHDQARAQQINLRVVDAERLGLSLDETSTQADVETLWALLANGKTLPDFAALASSVESTIPAALVRQSPILSHPVFNRYHSETELMRYLRKLADKDLALDRTMIPLGSCTMKLNAASEMIPVTWAEFGALHPFAPAEQSAGYQQLTDELEAMLCAATGYDSISLQPNAGSQGEYAGLLAIRAYHQSRGEDRRDICLIPSSAHGTNPATANMAGMRVVVTACDARGNVDIEDLRAKAIEHREHLAALMITYPSTHGVFEEGIREICGIIHDNGGQVYIDGANMNAMVGLCAPGKFGGDVSHLNLHKTFCIPHGGGGPGVGPIGVKSHLTPFLPGHAQMERKEGAVCAAPFGSASILPITWMYIRMMGGAGLKRASQLAILNANYISRRLEEHYPVLYTGSNGLVAHECILDLRPLKDSSGISVDDVAKRLIDFGFHAPTMSFPVAGTLMIEPTESESKEELDRFCDAMIRIREEIRAVENGTLDKDDNPLKNAPHTAAELVGEWSHPYSREQAVYPVASLIEGKYWPPVGRVDNVFGDRNLVCACPSIESYA
- a CDS encoding L-serine ammonia-lyase, translating into MSLSVFDLFKIGIGPSSSHTVGPMRAAARFVEGLRREGLLTATTSIKVELYGSLGATGKGHGSDKAVLLGLEGEHPDTVDTETVAARLQDIRGSGRLNLLGEHSIAFNEKEHLAMIRKPLAYHPNGMIFRAFDAAGLQIRSREYYSVGGGFVVDEDAAGADRIVEDATPLTFPFKSAKDLLAHCAKYGLSISQVMLTNESAWRPEAETRAGLLKIWQVMQDCVAAGCRNEGILPGGLKVKRRAAALHRQLCKNPESSLRDPLSVLDWVNLYALAVNEENANGGRVVTAPTNGAAGIIPAVLHYYMRFIPASNDDGVVRFLLTAAAIGILYKENASISGAEVGCQGEVGVACSMAAGALCEVLGGTVQQVENAAEIGMEHNLGLTCDPIGGLVQVPCIERNAMGSVKAINAVRMAMRGDGQHFVSLDKVIRTMRQTGADMKSKYKETARGGLAVNIIEC